CGCGCCAGTCGCTGCTGAGATCTGCCGCAGGCTCGATGGGCTGGCACTCGCGATCGAACTCGCTGCGCCGCGACTGGATGCGTTCAGTACACGCGAACTCCTCGACCTTCTCGCCGATCAATCTCATGTGTTGAGCGATAGGCGGTGTGGCGACCCTCGCCACCACACCTTGGCTGCAACGCTGGACTGGAGCTATGGCCTGCTCGCCGAGCCTGAGCGCGTCCTGCTGCGACGCCTCTCGGTCTTTGCAGGCGCCTTCAGTCTCGAATCGGCCTGCGCCGTTGCAGTCGACAAGGGTCGTGCCCGCTCCGGATGCATTCACGGTGTCGCGAACCTCGTTGCGAAGTCGCTTATATCGACGGAGAGAGGAGAGCTCGGGACGCACTACAGATTGCTCGATACAACCCGCAAATATGCGCTGCAGAAACTTGCCGAGAGCGGCGAAAGCAACAGCCTGCGCCAGCGCCACGCCGAACATCTCCTCGAACTCGCCAAACGCGCCGAGGCGGAATGGAAAATCCGGCCGACGGCCCAATGGCTCGCCGAGTACGGGCGAAAGATGGACGATATCCGCGGTGCTTTGGGCTGGGCGTTCTCCGGGAACCGCAGCGTTGCCACCGGCGTAGCGCTCACGGTTGCTGCTCTCCCGTTTTGGGAACATCTTTCGCTCCTGGAGGAGTGCCGCACCGGGGTAGAACTCGCTCTCAGTCGTTGTTTTGCCGATTTCCGTAGTGCGAGCGACGACATGAAGCTGCAGCTTGCCTATGGCACGGCGCTGCTTCACACCCGCGGCCCGCTGCCCGAAGTCAAGACCGCCTGGACCACAGCCCTCGGCTCCGCCGAAGTGCTCAACGACACCGAATACATGCTCAGGTGCCTGTGGGGATTGTGCGACTATTTCACCTGGACGGGCGATCACCAATCGGCCTTGGGGATGGCGGATCGGATAAGAAAGCTGGCAACCGACCGCGGCGATCTGGATGCACGCAACAATGTCGATAGGCAGACTGGAACCGCTCTGCGCTACTTGGGAGAGCTTGGCGAGGCACGGCGTCACCTCGAACGCATGATCTCCCGATATGTCCCTCCCGTGACCCGTTCCGACATTGCGCGTTTCCAGTTGGACCCACGATCTGCGGCAAGGGGCACCCTTGCGAACGTCACCTGGCTGCAGGGGCATCCCGACAGGGCGGTTGCCATGGCGCAGCGTCAATTGGAAGAGGCACGGGCCTCGCAGCACGCCCTCGCGCTCTGCAATGCCATCGTCCACACGACCTGCCCCATTGCACTGTGGACGGGAGACCTTGCTGCCGCGGAGCGCCTGCTTGTTGGCATCGAAGCCCATGTCGCGGAGCACGCGATGTCGATTTGGAGTGCCATGAGCCGCTGCCTGCGCGCAGAGTGGTTGCTGCAAAGCGGTGATCCGTCTGGACTGGCGATGTTGAGAGGCGCGCTCGATGAGCTTCTTGTGGTAGGTTTCCGCATGCGTTGCCCTTTCTATATCGGCGTTTACGCTGCGGGTCTGGGGGATCATGGGGACGTTGATGCGGGGCAGACCGCGATCGGCGAGGCAGTCGCGCTTTCGGCATCGACCGGCGAAATCTGGTGCATGCCGGAACTGCTGCGCATAAAGGCGGTTTTGTTGGGCAAGGAAAGCGCCAACCGGACGGTAAAAGCCGCAGAAGCCCTTTATTTTCAGTCGCTCGACCTCGCGCGCCACCAAGGT
The nucleotide sequence above comes from Rhizobium indicum. Encoded proteins:
- a CDS encoding ATP-binding protein, giving the protein MLSYFFGPYVLVPERQSLMRDQTAVRVGSRALEILAALIERPGELVGKAELVSRVWPDTFVEESNLKVNVAALRRALGDAPGDMQYIATVSGRGYRFVFPVRISGQNDTSVTAKAQGARTHNLPVSTTRLVGRGDAVDAIRCALEVSRLLTIVGPGGVGKTRLALAIADQLTAAYHDGIWFVDLATVNDATLVPTAIATAMGLRVHSAKIKAAVAAFATDREFMLVLDNCEHVIEAVASCAETLLAAAARVRILATSREPMRVVGEQVYRLPPLETPPEVSELSAAQALAFPAVELFVERAAGSRGEFKLNDGNAPVAAEICRRLDGLALAIELAAPRLDAFSTRELLDLLADQSHVLSDRRCGDPRHHTLAATLDWSYGLLAEPERVLLRRLSVFAGAFSLESACAVAVDKGRARSGCIHGVANLVAKSLISTERGELGTHYRLLDTTRKYALQKLAESGESNSLRQRHAEHLLELAKRAEAEWKIRPTAQWLAEYGRKMDDIRGALGWAFSGNRSVATGVALTVAALPFWEHLSLLEECRTGVELALSRCFADFRSASDDMKLQLAYGTALLHTRGPLPEVKTAWTTALGSAEVLNDTEYMLRCLWGLCDYFTWTGDHQSALGMADRIRKLATDRGDLDARNNVDRQTGTALRYLGELGEARRHLERMISRYVPPVTRSDIARFQLDPRSAARGTLANVTWLQGHPDRAVAMAQRQLEEARASQHALALCNAIVHTTCPIALWTGDLAAAERLLVGIEAHVAEHAMSIWSAMSRCLRAEWLLQSGDPSGLAMLRGALDELLVVGFRMRCPFYIGVYAAGLGDHGDVDAGQTAIGEAVALSASTGEIWCMPELLRIKAVLLGKESANRTVKAAEALYFQSLDLARHQGALSWELRAATALAEHWAQSGQSERVGGLLAPIYRRFGEGLTTRDLVKARALLDSLGDAGKGSKSAARQARRDGHTSPNS